A genomic segment from Nicotiana tabacum cultivar K326 chromosome 9, ASM71507v2, whole genome shotgun sequence encodes:
- the LOC107802601 gene encoding uncharacterized protein LOC107802601 isoform X2: MGCQYGPNNFSHRRSTERTLFSLCELALLLFASSSGQLLFFSLCCEFVCSAALASDPQQWQETYDFRPGLTPTEPSGDIEFPPGGLSDVFSLLGRAARDILDAISFYLNLRSSPFTEILDSVPLRNREISSSVLSVCCHARPSFQGAQHHSLATQEDGQLAMFSDHEHQVDRSLVTIVKSDKPGLHVRDFHGHWVLVDGDLGPQEAIVYPGLALYQATAGYISPALHHTDIGNQQGSIYGRCSLAFKLMPKSMTNLNCSEMRAAGHGVEAQFQLPVPVDDFMQRSTDQLLNRSNFPTFNFPTAQDGSMKPMMRRKKSNSRSKPLPPSKRLRLEAQRVLKERVQDIADKKGIKLRFCTLKDCESHIQSLDSPCTNIRMEIGWPAGVPFVHPHDLPNKAKIGFLETYEPGWSATHDMEISLIDPGQPSQHTAN, translated from the exons ATGGGCTGCCAATATGGACCCAATAATTTCAGTCACCGGCGATCCACTGAACGAACACTGTTCTCTCTCTGCGAACTTGCTCTGCTTCTCTTCGCCTCTTCCTCCGGTCAACTTCTCTTCTTCTCCCTCTGTTGTGAATTCGTTTGCAGTGCAGCGCTTGCCTCTG ATCCTCAACAATGGCAAGAAACTTATGATTTCAGGCCAGGGCTCACTCCTACGGAACCCAGCGGTGATATTGAATTTCCTCCTGGTGGTTTATCGGATGTATTCTCTCTGCTTGGAAGAGCAGCAAGAGATATATTGGATGCCATCAGCTTCTATTTAAATCTGCGTAGCTCTCCATTCACTGAAATACTTGATAGTGTTCCCCTCAGAAACCGAGAAATATCATCCTCTGTGTTATCCGTCTGTTGTCATGCCAGACCATCTTTTCAGGGTGCACAGCACCATAGCCTGGCAACCCAAGAGGATGGTCAGTTAGCGATGTTCTCAGATCATGAACATCAGGTTGACAGAAGCCTTGTTACGATTGTTAAGTCGGATAAGCCTGGTCTACATGTGAGAGATTTTCATGGTCACTGGGTTCTTGTGGATGGTGATCTTGGTCCCCAAGAGGCAATAGTTTATCCTGGTCTTGCTTTATATCAGGCAACTGCAGGCTATATCAGCCCTGCACTTCATCATACAGATATTGGTAATCAACAGGGGAGCATATATGGGCGATGTTCTCTTGCTTTTAAACTTATGCCCAAGTCCATGACCAACCTCAATTGTTCAGAGATGCGGGCTGCTGGGCATGGGGTTGAAGCTCAATTCCAGCTTCCTGTACCAGTTGACGATTTTATGCAGAGATCAACTGATCAGTTGCTTAACAGGAGCAATTTCCCAACTTTCAACTTTCCTACAGCCCAAGATG GATCTATGAAGCCCATGATGAGGAGGAAAAAGAGTAACTCAAGATCTAAACCTCTACCACCTTCAAAGAGGTTGAGATTGGAGGCACAAAGAGTTCTCAAAGAGAGAGTTCAAGATATAGCTGATAAAAAGGGCATCAAGCTGAGGTTCTGCACCTTAAAGGACTGTGAAAGTCACATCCAGTCACTTGATAGCCCTTGTACTAATATAAGGATGGAGATTGGATGGCCAGCGGGAGTTCCATTTGTTCACCCACATGATCTCCCAAATAAGGCTAAGATTGGATTTCTTGAAACATATGAACCTGGTTGGTCGGCAACTCATGATATGGAGATAAGTCTAATCGATCCCGGACAGCCAAGTCAGCACACTGCTAACT GA
- the LOC107802601 gene encoding uncharacterized protein LOC107802601 isoform X1 codes for MAGNGLPSLGRVKLIDLIPLEGLPSDSYKLSVSTLSQSLAQYSAAIIQLSTSDGALLRSSLESARLYFQHKPSYPAADVLHSDDSREWCKTSGYRADPQQWQETYDFRPGLTPTEPSGDIEFPPGGLSDVFSLLGRAARDILDAISFYLNLRSSPFTEILDSVPLRNREISSSVLSVCCHARPSFQGAQHHSLATQEDGQLAMFSDHEHQVDRSLVTIVKSDKPGLHVRDFHGHWVLVDGDLGPQEAIVYPGLALYQATAGYISPALHHTDIGNQQGSIYGRCSLAFKLMPKSMTNLNCSEMRAAGHGVEAQFQLPVPVDDFMQRSTDQLLNRSNFPTFNFPTAQDGSMKPMMRRKKSNSRSKPLPPSKRLRLEAQRVLKERVQDIADKKGIKLRFCTLKDCESHIQSLDSPCTNIRMEIGWPAGVPFVHPHDLPNKAKIGFLETYEPGWSATHDMEISLIDPGQPSQHTAN; via the exons ATGGCAGGCAATGGCCTGCCAAGTCTGGGTCGTGTGAAGCTCATCGATTTGATACCATTGGAAGGTCTTCCTTCTGATTCGTATAAATTATCAGTCTCAACTTTGTCACAGTCATTGGCTCAATATTCAGCCGCTATTATCCAGCTATCCACAAGTGATGGAGCTCTTTTAAGGTCTAGTCTAGAGTCTGCCCGACTTTACTTCCAACACAAACCCTCTTATCCTGCTGCTGATGTTCTTCATTctgatgactctcgagaatggtgtAAGACTTCTGGCTACCGTGCAGATCCTCAACAATGGCAAGAAACTTATGATTTCAGGCCAGGGCTCACTCCTACGGAACCCAGCGGTGATATTGAATTTCCTCCTGGTGGTTTATCGGATGTATTCTCTCTGCTTGGAAGAGCAGCAAGAGATATATTGGATGCCATCAGCTTCTATTTAAATCTGCGTAGCTCTCCATTCACTGAAATACTTGATAGTGTTCCCCTCAGAAACCGAGAAATATCATCCTCTGTGTTATCCGTCTGTTGTCATGCCAGACCATCTTTTCAGGGTGCACAGCACCATAGCCTGGCAACCCAAGAGGATGGTCAGTTAGCGATGTTCTCAGATCATGAACATCAGGTTGACAGAAGCCTTGTTACGATTGTTAAGTCGGATAAGCCTGGTCTACATGTGAGAGATTTTCATGGTCACTGGGTTCTTGTGGATGGTGATCTTGGTCCCCAAGAGGCAATAGTTTATCCTGGTCTTGCTTTATATCAGGCAACTGCAGGCTATATCAGCCCTGCACTTCATCATACAGATATTGGTAATCAACAGGGGAGCATATATGGGCGATGTTCTCTTGCTTTTAAACTTATGCCCAAGTCCATGACCAACCTCAATTGTTCAGAGATGCGGGCTGCTGGGCATGGGGTTGAAGCTCAATTCCAGCTTCCTGTACCAGTTGACGATTTTATGCAGAGATCAACTGATCAGTTGCTTAACAGGAGCAATTTCCCAACTTTCAACTTTCCTACAGCCCAAGATG GATCTATGAAGCCCATGATGAGGAGGAAAAAGAGTAACTCAAGATCTAAACCTCTACCACCTTCAAAGAGGTTGAGATTGGAGGCACAAAGAGTTCTCAAAGAGAGAGTTCAAGATATAGCTGATAAAAAGGGCATCAAGCTGAGGTTCTGCACCTTAAAGGACTGTGAAAGTCACATCCAGTCACTTGATAGCCCTTGTACTAATATAAGGATGGAGATTGGATGGCCAGCGGGAGTTCCATTTGTTCACCCACATGATCTCCCAAATAAGGCTAAGATTGGATTTCTTGAAACATATGAACCTGGTTGGTCGGCAACTCATGATATGGAGATAAGTCTAATCGATCCCGGACAGCCAAGTCAGCACACTGCTAACT GA